One window of the Lepeophtheirus salmonis chromosome 7, UVic_Lsal_1.4, whole genome shotgun sequence genome contains the following:
- the HisT gene encoding choline/ethanolamine transporter flvcr2a: MEEEDGQQKSLPIEEFKVYKKRWIILALFVLYSASNAFQWTQLVIITSILEKHYNVGTLAISWTSIIFMATYIPLIFPASWILQKKGLRKSILLGSLGTCLGSWIKVLATHPSSFTLLFSGQTIVAISQIFILGIPAQLAATWFPADQVSSACAIGVFGNQLGVALGFVLPASFIRSSVGSNFVTTQNDLFAMFMAVAIITTVLLIVIIFAFSDKPLNPPSPAQKAAVETLAEEDYLSSIKRLITNKNYILLLITYGLNVGVFYAVSTILNSVVVLYYKDAEVDAGRIGLVIVLCGMVGSMVCGIILDKTHAYKATTFAVYILTAMGMTIFTFTVNLGHIEIVYFTAGVLGFFMTGYLPIGFEFAAEITYPESEGTSSGLLNASAQIFGIICTLIAERLLEFTHKAFIPNGVLIIVLILGCILTGIIKPDYRRQKAAKNQVSNSFTNETIAP, from the exons ATGGAGGAAGAAGATGGGCAACAAAAATCCCTTCCCATCGAAGAATTCAAGGTTTACAAAAAAAGATGGATAATTCTTGCTCTATTTGTCCTTTATTCAGCCTCAAATGCTTTTCAATGGACACAACTCGTCATTATCACAAGTATCCTTGAGAAACACTACAATGTAGGGACACTCGCTATTTCATGGACCTCCATCATCTTTATGGCCACTTATATACCACTCATATTCCCTGCGTCTTGGATTCTACAAAAGAAG GGCCTTCGTAAATCAATTCTACTGGGTTCTCTTGGAACGTGTCTCGGCAGTTGGATCAAAGTCCTTGCCACTCATCCCTCGAGCtttactcttcttttttctGGGCAAACAATAGTGGccatttctcaaatatttatactagGGATTCCAGCTCAATTAGCCGCTACTTGGTTCCCTGCAGATCAAGTTTCTTCAGCCTGTGCAATAGGGGTTTTCGGAAATCAG TTGGGTGTTGCTCTAGGCTTTGTTCTTCCGGCATCCTTTATAAGATCTTCTGTGGGATCTAATTTTGTAACAACTCAGAATGACTTATTTGCAATGTTTATGGCAGTCGCTATCATCACAACAGTTCTCCTTATTGTCATTATATTTG cattctCTGACAAACCCTTAAATCCTCCATCTCCTGCACAAAAGGCAGCAGTTGAGACTCTTGCCGAAGAAGATTACTTAAGCTCTATTAAACGacttattacaaataaaaactacataCTCCTTCTCATCACTTATGGTCTCAATGTTGGCGTGTTCTATGCTGTGTCAACCATATTAAATTCTGTTGTTGTTTTGTACTATAag gatGCAGAAGTAGACGCTGGTAGAATTGGATTAGTTATCGTTCTATGTGGAATGGTTGGCTCAATGGTTTGTGGCATCATTTTAGACAAAACTCATGCTTACAA AGCAACTACTTTTGCGGTCTATATCCTTACTGCTATGGGAAtgacaatttttacatttacagTTAATTTGGGACACATAGAAATCGTGTATTTCACAGCAGGAGTTCTTGG GTTTTTTATGACGGGCTATCTTCCTATTGGATTCGAATTTGCAGCAGAAATTACTTATCCTGAGTCAGAGGGTACATCCAGTGGTCTTCTTAATGCCTCGGCACAAATATTTGGCATCATATGCACTCTCATAGCGGAGCGGCTTTTGGAATTCACACACAAGGCTTTCATTCCTAATGGTGTTCTGATTATTGTACTTATTTTGGGATGTATCCTGACAGGAATCATCAAACCAGATTACAGAAGACAAAAAGCGGCTAAAAATCAAGTGTCAAACTCATTTACAAATGAAACAATAGCGCCTTAA